One Mycolicibacterium goodii genomic region harbors:
- a CDS encoding homocitrate synthase — protein sequence MFTAPAIHTSSASTSSTSGASSFASCFASPLPRGLRATAQAETWDSFLARFAAIAGPVILRQWSCVDSRPTGQIGPREYQATLSIGGTVATSSVTAYGPVAALTEILHAHGITVETTSFHQLPTRGQTATFIEGSNGVHREWAMGLDSDPVQSALRAVIACANRLMAY from the coding sequence ATGTTCACCGCACCAGCAATCCACACCTCTTCGGCTTCGACGTCATCGACATCGGGGGCGTCGTCTTTCGCGTCCTGCTTCGCCTCACCGCTGCCGCGCGGTCTGCGCGCAACGGCTCAGGCGGAGACCTGGGACTCGTTCCTCGCCCGGTTCGCGGCGATCGCGGGACCGGTCATCCTGCGGCAATGGTCGTGCGTCGACAGTCGGCCCACCGGGCAGATCGGCCCGCGTGAGTACCAGGCGACGCTGTCGATCGGCGGCACCGTCGCCACGTCGAGCGTCACGGCCTACGGGCCCGTCGCGGCGCTCACCGAGATCCTGCACGCGCACGGCATCACGGTGGAGACCACGTCGTTCCACCAGTTGCCGACGCGTGGACAGACCGCCACATTCATCGAAGGCAGCAACGGTGTCCACAGGGAGTGGGCGATGGGTCTGGACAGCGACCCGGTGCAGTCGGCGCTGCGCGCGGTGATCGCGTGCGCGAATCGCTTGATGGCCTACTAG
- a CDS encoding sulfite exporter TauE/SafE family protein: MTVWDVVLLVLAGIAGGLTGSVAGLASVATYPALLVVGLPPVTANVTNTVAVVFNGVGSIAGSRPELAGQGAWLKRIIPVAALGGIAGAVLLLSTPAEGFENVVPFLLGFASVAILLPRKEHRSARVANHRDHLIRVGLEAAAIFLITIYGGYFGAAAGVLLLALMLRAGGATLAHANAGKNVILGVANLVASGIFVVFAPVYWPAVVPLGIGCLIGSRLGPVIVRHAPATPLRWLIGLAGIALAVKLALDTY; encoded by the coding sequence ATGACCGTCTGGGACGTCGTGCTGCTCGTGCTCGCCGGTATCGCGGGCGGACTGACCGGAAGCGTCGCCGGCCTCGCGTCGGTGGCCACCTACCCCGCCCTGCTCGTCGTCGGCCTGCCGCCGGTCACGGCCAACGTGACGAACACCGTCGCGGTGGTGTTCAACGGTGTCGGGTCGATCGCCGGCTCGCGGCCGGAGCTCGCCGGTCAGGGCGCGTGGCTCAAACGGATCATTCCCGTCGCGGCGCTCGGCGGCATCGCGGGGGCGGTCCTGCTGTTGTCCACGCCTGCCGAGGGCTTCGAGAATGTCGTGCCGTTCCTGCTCGGGTTCGCGTCGGTGGCGATCCTGCTGCCACGTAAGGAGCATCGCTCCGCCCGCGTGGCCAACCACCGCGACCATCTCATCCGCGTCGGACTGGAAGCCGCTGCGATCTTCCTGATCACCATCTACGGCGGCTACTTCGGGGCCGCGGCCGGCGTGCTGCTGCTGGCACTGATGTTGCGGGCCGGCGGTGCCACGCTCGCGCATGCGAACGCGGGCAAGAACGTCATCCTCGGCGTCGCCAACCTGGTCGCCTCCGGGATCTTCGTCGTGTTCGCCCCGGTCTACTGGCCCGCCGTCGTGCCGCTCGGCATCGGTTGTCTGATCGGGAGCCGCCTCGGCCCGGTGATCGTCCGCCACGCCCCGGCCACACCCCTGCGGTGGCTCATCGGTCTGGCCGGCATCGCTCTGGCCGTCAAACTCGCCCTGGACACCTACTGA
- a CDS encoding phosphotransferase family protein, translated as MPGDVQQLPTLSEHDQQALQAWVRAEKIGSTVSDVEPLTGGTQNIVVRVHVDGRPMVLRRPPAHPRPTSDKTMLREIAVLRTLAGSGVPHPAFIAGCTDPDVLGVVFYLMEEVDGFNPGNEVTPAYERADMRRAVGLSYAASLAGLGNVPWQDSELAALRRPGSFLARQVPQFLKLLESYRHDNYEPESMSGARPLAQWLDEHRPPDSEPGIMHGDAHLNNVLLRREVPELAAFIDWEMCTIGDPLLDLGWMLVCWPDDPNPINAGSALAALGGLAGRGELLDAYRSAGGRTTEHLDWYVALACFKLGIVIEGTWSRYLAGQAGREAGEQLHASAENLMTLGLQVTKGDSPFR; from the coding sequence ATGCCCGGTGATGTGCAGCAGTTGCCCACGTTGAGCGAACACGACCAGCAGGCCCTGCAGGCGTGGGTCCGAGCCGAGAAGATCGGATCCACCGTCAGCGATGTGGAACCCCTGACGGGCGGCACCCAGAACATCGTCGTCCGCGTTCACGTCGACGGACGCCCGATGGTGCTGCGGCGCCCGCCGGCCCATCCCCGGCCCACGAGCGACAAGACGATGCTGCGCGAGATCGCGGTGCTGCGCACCCTGGCCGGATCCGGGGTGCCGCATCCGGCGTTCATCGCCGGATGCACCGATCCGGACGTGCTCGGTGTGGTGTTCTACCTGATGGAAGAGGTGGACGGGTTCAACCCCGGCAACGAGGTGACCCCGGCCTACGAGCGCGCCGACATGCGCCGTGCGGTCGGCCTTTCTTATGCCGCGAGCCTTGCCGGACTCGGCAACGTGCCGTGGCAGGACAGCGAACTCGCGGCACTACGACGTCCGGGATCCTTTCTGGCGCGGCAGGTTCCACAGTTCCTCAAACTGCTCGAAAGCTACCGTCACGACAACTACGAACCCGAGTCGATGTCCGGGGCCCGGCCGCTGGCGCAGTGGCTCGACGAACACCGCCCGCCGGACAGCGAGCCGGGGATCATGCACGGCGACGCACATCTCAACAACGTGTTGTTGCGTCGCGAGGTGCCCGAACTGGCGGCGTTCATCGACTGGGAGATGTGCACGATCGGTGACCCGCTGCTCGACCTCGGCTGGATGCTGGTGTGCTGGCCCGACGATCCCAACCCGATCAACGCCGGCTCGGCACTCGCCGCTCTCGGCGGGTTGGCCGGTCGCGGTGAGCTGCTCGACGCGTACCGGTCGGCCGGCGGCAGAACGACCGAGCACCTCGACTGGTATGTGGCCCTGGCGTGTTTCAAGCTCGGCATCGTCATCGAGGGCACCTGGTCGCGGTATCTCGCCGGGCAGGCCGGCCGGGAGGCCGGTGAGCAACTCCACGCCTCGGCCGAGAACCTCATGACGCTCGGCCTGCAGGTCACCAAGGGAGACAGCCCATTCCGCTGA
- a CDS encoding class I SAM-dependent methyltransferase — MGVATVDQELAAKHRALWALGDYGAIATHIVAPLGPVLVEACGIGPDDRVLDIAAGTGNAAIPAALTGAQVTASDLCPQLVDEGAHLAAERGVDITWKEANAEALPFADAEFDVVMSCIGVMFAPHHEQAARELVRVTRSGGRIGLISWTPEGFIGQLFATMKPFVPAPPPGVSPPPLWGNEDHVRALLGGAVDGLEAMRRSLTVDMFADGAAFRDFFEANYGPTIAAYRAVGDDAERTAALDGAIASLGDRFVDGGTMKWEYLLVTARRR; from the coding sequence ATGGGCGTCGCCACTGTCGATCAGGAACTAGCAGCCAAACATCGGGCGCTGTGGGCGCTTGGGGACTACGGCGCGATCGCCACCCACATCGTCGCGCCGTTGGGTCCCGTCCTCGTCGAGGCCTGCGGCATCGGACCGGATGACCGCGTCCTCGACATCGCGGCTGGAACGGGCAACGCCGCGATCCCCGCCGCGCTCACCGGCGCACAGGTCACGGCAAGCGATCTGTGCCCGCAACTCGTCGACGAAGGCGCACACCTGGCTGCCGAACGCGGCGTGGACATCACATGGAAAGAGGCCAACGCCGAGGCGCTGCCGTTCGCCGACGCCGAGTTCGACGTCGTCATGTCGTGCATCGGCGTGATGTTCGCGCCGCACCACGAGCAGGCTGCCCGGGAACTCGTGCGGGTCACCCGTTCCGGTGGGCGGATCGGTCTGATCAGTTGGACCCCAGAAGGTTTCATCGGGCAGCTGTTCGCGACCATGAAGCCGTTCGTGCCCGCACCACCGCCCGGTGTATCGCCACCGCCGTTGTGGGGCAACGAGGACCACGTCCGTGCACTGCTCGGCGGCGCAGTGGACGGCCTTGAGGCGATGCGTCGCTCGCTGACCGTCGACATGTTCGCCGACGGCGCGGCGTTCCGCGATTTCTTCGAGGCCAACTACGGTCCCACGATAGCGGCGTACCGTGCCGTCGGCGACGACGCCGAACGCACCGCCGCACTCGACGGGGCCATCGCGTCGCTGGGGGACCGGTTCGTCGACGGCGGCACCATGAAGTGGGAGTACTTGTTGGTGACTGCACGCAGACGCTGA
- a CDS encoding winged helix-turn-helix transcriptional regulator, producing MSTYGQFCPVAKAMELLDERWTLLVVRELLLGSTHFNDLRRGVPKMSPALLSRRLKSLARAGVLERTEVDGRTSYSLTECGRELATVVDALGTWGVRWIGELGEEDLDPHLLMWDMRRTIRIEKWPRTRTTVAFILDGVAPKAARWWLVVADGEADVCDFDPGYEVTGAIQTSLRTLTRIWRGDLSWSHAVLDGSVALSGPSEVRRAIPKWIGQGQLAAVPRPA from the coding sequence ATGTCGACCTATGGCCAGTTCTGTCCCGTCGCGAAGGCAATGGAGCTCCTAGACGAGCGCTGGACTTTGCTGGTGGTCCGGGAACTGCTCTTGGGCAGTACCCATTTCAACGATCTGCGTCGCGGCGTGCCCAAGATGTCCCCAGCGCTGCTGTCGCGGCGGCTCAAGTCGCTGGCGCGTGCCGGGGTGCTCGAGCGCACCGAGGTCGACGGCCGCACCTCGTACTCCCTCACCGAATGTGGCCGCGAACTGGCCACCGTGGTCGACGCGCTGGGCACATGGGGCGTGCGCTGGATCGGCGAGCTCGGTGAGGAAGACCTGGATCCGCATCTGTTGATGTGGGACATGCGTCGCACGATCCGGATCGAAAAGTGGCCCAGGACCCGCACGACAGTGGCGTTCATCCTCGACGGTGTCGCGCCCAAGGCCGCCCGGTGGTGGTTGGTGGTTGCCGACGGCGAGGCCGACGTGTGCGATTTCGATCCCGGTTACGAGGTGACCGGCGCAATTCAGACGAGTCTGCGCACGCTCACGCGGATCTGGCGGGGCGACCTCAGCTGGTCACATGCGGTGCTCGACGGCAGCGTCGCCCTTTCGGGTCCGAGCGAGGTGCGCCGCGCGATTCCGAAGTGGATCGGCCAGGGCCAGTTGGCCGCAGTTCCGCGTCCGGCCTGA
- the poxB gene encoding ubiquinone-dependent pyruvate dehydrogenase translates to MATFADHIIAMLSASGVRRVYGLPGDSLNGFTDAIRRSGEISWEHVRHEETAAFAATADAALTGGLAVCAGSCGPGNLHLINGLFDAHRSRVPVLAIAAHIPRGEIGSEYFQETHPQDLFRECSAYCELVSTAEMAPRILAMAMRAAVEENGVAVVVIPGEIFPQRISEQPVRPISPTRSVLRPDDESVRRAADLLNAAERVTILGGAGVAGAHDALVQLAETLQAPVVHALRGKEFIEYDNPYDVGMTGLLGFASGYKAIKEADTLLMLGTDFPYQQFYPDNATVIQVDIRGRNLGRRTPIDLGLRGTVKDTIAALQPLLRPKRDREHLDRSLRHYRKTRATLDSLAVNDRDRTPIRPEYVAGLVDRLASDDAVFTCDVGSPVVWAARYLTMNGRRRLIGSFNHGTMANALPHAIGAQTAFPGRQVVALAGDGGLTMLFGELVTLIQNQLPVKLIVFNNSSLNFVELEMKAAGIVTFGTDLVNPDFAAVASSMGILGRRVTAPGDLERALTEAFAHDGPAVVDVITARQELSIPPAITVEQAKGFSLYAIRTILAGRGDELLDLITTNVARRILD, encoded by the coding sequence ATGGCGACTTTCGCAGACCACATCATCGCCATGCTGTCGGCAAGCGGTGTCCGTCGTGTGTACGGACTGCCGGGCGACAGCCTCAACGGGTTCACCGACGCCATCCGCCGCAGTGGCGAGATCAGCTGGGAGCACGTCCGTCACGAGGAAACCGCGGCGTTCGCCGCCACGGCCGACGCCGCACTCACCGGCGGACTCGCGGTGTGCGCGGGTAGCTGCGGCCCCGGCAACCTGCACTTGATCAACGGCCTTTTCGACGCGCACCGCAGCCGGGTACCGGTGCTCGCGATCGCCGCGCACATCCCGCGAGGCGAGATCGGCTCGGAGTACTTCCAGGAAACCCATCCGCAGGATCTGTTCCGCGAGTGCAGTGCCTACTGCGAGCTGGTCAGCACTGCCGAGATGGCACCGCGCATCCTCGCGATGGCGATGCGCGCGGCGGTCGAGGAGAACGGCGTTGCCGTCGTGGTCATCCCGGGTGAGATCTTCCCGCAACGGATCTCAGAGCAGCCGGTCCGTCCGATCAGCCCGACCCGGTCGGTGCTGCGGCCCGACGACGAGTCCGTTCGCCGCGCCGCCGATCTGCTGAACGCCGCCGAGCGCGTCACGATTCTGGGCGGGGCGGGCGTCGCCGGAGCGCACGACGCGCTGGTCCAACTCGCCGAGACCCTGCAAGCACCCGTCGTACATGCGTTGCGCGGCAAGGAATTCATCGAGTACGACAATCCCTACGACGTCGGGATGACAGGTCTGCTGGGGTTCGCCTCCGGGTACAAGGCCATCAAGGAGGCCGACACACTGCTGATGCTGGGTACCGACTTTCCCTACCAGCAGTTCTATCCCGACAATGCCACCGTCATCCAGGTCGACATCCGCGGACGAAACCTCGGGCGTCGCACCCCGATCGACCTCGGGTTGCGAGGAACGGTCAAGGACACCATCGCCGCACTGCAGCCGCTGTTGCGTCCCAAACGCGACCGTGAGCACCTCGACCGGTCGCTGCGGCACTACCGCAAGACCCGTGCGACGCTGGACTCGTTGGCGGTCAACGACCGCGACCGCACCCCGATCCGCCCGGAATATGTTGCCGGACTTGTCGATCGGCTGGCATCCGATGACGCCGTGTTCACGTGTGACGTCGGTTCACCCGTGGTGTGGGCCGCGCGGTACCTCACCATGAACGGCCGGCGCAGGCTCATCGGATCCTTCAACCACGGCACGATGGCGAACGCGCTGCCGCACGCCATCGGGGCGCAGACCGCCTTCCCGGGCCGACAGGTGGTCGCCCTCGCCGGGGACGGCGGGCTGACCATGCTGTTCGGTGAACTCGTCACGCTGATCCAGAACCAGTTGCCGGTCAAGCTGATCGTGTTCAACAACTCGTCGCTGAACTTCGTGGAATTGGAGATGAAGGCGGCGGGCATCGTCACGTTCGGCACCGACCTGGTGAACCCGGACTTCGCGGCGGTCGCATCCTCGATGGGAATCCTCGGGCGCCGGGTCACCGCGCCCGGGGACCTCGAACGCGCGCTGACCGAGGCGTTCGCGCACGACGGCCCGGCTGTCGTCGACGTCATCACCGCGCGCCAGGAATTGTCGATCCCGCCTGCGATCACCGTCGAGCAGGCAAAGGGTTTCTCACTCTACGCGATCCGGACCATCTTGGCCGGACGCGGCGACGAACTGCTCGATCTCATCACCACCAACGTCGCGCGGCGGATACTGGATTAG
- a CDS encoding SDR family NAD(P)-dependent oxidoreductase, whose amino-acid sequence MEIEGKKAVIVGGASGFGRATAEALAKRGASVAVLDRPQSKGKEVADEIGGSFFAVDVTDFDGTEKVLQEAVETLGALHIAVTTAGGGIGERTVKKDGPHSLDSFRSTIDLNLIGTFNVSRLAAWHMSKNDPVDAEGEERGVIINTASIAAFEGQIGQVAYTASKAAIAGMSLTMARDLGSLGIRALAIAPSLFATGLTEGIPDEFAKVLTKDAAFPKRLGKPDEYARLALAIVENPMLNGQCIRLDGGQRFAPK is encoded by the coding sequence ATGGAGATCGAAGGCAAGAAAGCCGTCATCGTCGGCGGCGCGTCGGGCTTCGGCCGTGCGACCGCCGAGGCGCTGGCCAAGCGCGGCGCGAGCGTCGCGGTGCTCGACCGCCCGCAGTCGAAGGGCAAGGAGGTGGCCGATGAGATCGGCGGTTCCTTCTTCGCCGTGGACGTCACCGACTTCGACGGCACCGAGAAGGTGCTGCAGGAGGCCGTCGAGACGTTGGGCGCACTGCACATCGCCGTCACCACGGCCGGCGGCGGGATCGGTGAGCGCACCGTCAAGAAGGACGGCCCGCACAGCCTGGACTCTTTCCGCTCCACCATCGACCTCAACCTGATCGGCACCTTCAACGTCAGCCGCCTCGCGGCATGGCACATGAGCAAGAACGACCCGGTCGACGCCGAAGGCGAGGAGCGCGGCGTCATCATCAACACCGCCTCCATCGCGGCGTTCGAGGGCCAGATCGGGCAGGTCGCCTACACGGCGTCCAAGGCTGCCATCGCGGGTATGAGCCTGACGATGGCGCGTGACCTGGGCAGCCTGGGGATCCGGGCTCTGGCCATCGCACCGAGCCTGTTCGCGACCGGGTTGACCGAGGGCATCCCCGACGAATTCGCGAAGGTGCTCACCAAGGACGCCGCCTTCCCCAAGCGTCTCGGCAAGCCCGACGAGTACGCCCGTCTGGCGCTCGCGATCGTCGAAAACCCCATGCTCAACGGCCAGTGCATCCGTTTGGACGGTGGCCAGCGGTTTGCTCCCAAGTAG
- a CDS encoding molybdopterin-dependent oxidoreductase produces the protein MSERVRRTPPLAGLAAAAVALGVAGIVAVPFGPEADARTAVGSAVIDLTPGPVKEWAITTFGTADKLLLTILIVAIIAVLAAVTAPWETRLRPIGSTVIGLAGVLGCVAVLSRPGAGWIAILPTVIGAVCGIAVLRLLASGRFRDDRADPGGDETDHRADDEADDRADTVDPGRRWSLVALGLLTTGVVTGAAGAVLSRLASSVSGDRDAFTLPRAERAAAPIPPDVQPAGVSLPSFITPTPKFYRIDTALTVPQLTRADWQLRIHGMTDREVTYRFEDLDRFEVIEKVVTLTCVSNLVGGDLISNATWTGYRVRDLLEEAGVSTDSDMVLSTSIDGFTAGSPIEALTDDRDALLAIGMNGEPLPSAHGYPARLVVPGLYGYVSATKWVVDLELTRFDRAEAYWTKLGWSTHGPIKTQSRIDVPREGQQVARGPVRFGGVAWAQHRGIRAVEVRIDGPSGPGEWRPAQLGAAYSNDTWRLWSFDWTAADPGEYAVTVRATDNTGATQTPDLADPVPDGATGWHSVTFDVT, from the coding sequence ATGTCAGAACGCGTCCGCCGCACTCCGCCGCTGGCCGGGCTCGCCGCGGCCGCCGTGGCGCTCGGGGTGGCCGGGATCGTCGCGGTGCCCTTCGGGCCCGAGGCCGACGCCCGCACCGCAGTGGGATCGGCGGTCATCGACCTGACACCCGGGCCGGTGAAGGAATGGGCCATCACCACGTTCGGCACGGCCGACAAACTGCTGCTCACCATCCTGATCGTGGCCATCATCGCGGTGCTCGCCGCCGTGACGGCGCCGTGGGAAACCCGCCTGCGCCCGATCGGAAGCACCGTGATCGGCCTCGCCGGTGTGCTCGGCTGCGTCGCGGTGCTCTCCCGCCCAGGGGCCGGCTGGATCGCGATCCTGCCGACGGTGATCGGCGCGGTGTGCGGGATCGCGGTGCTGCGACTGCTGGCCTCGGGCCGGTTCCGCGACGACCGAGCCGACCCGGGTGGAGACGAAACCGACCACCGAGCCGACGACGAAGCCGACGATAGAGCCGACACCGTGGACCCCGGCCGCCGCTGGTCACTCGTTGCGCTCGGCCTGCTGACCACCGGCGTGGTGACCGGCGCGGCCGGTGCGGTGCTGTCACGGCTGGCGTCGTCGGTGTCCGGTGACCGCGATGCGTTCACATTGCCGCGCGCGGAACGCGCGGCCGCGCCGATCCCGCCGGATGTGCAGCCCGCGGGGGTGTCGCTGCCGTCGTTCATCACCCCGACGCCGAAGTTCTATCGCATCGACACGGCCCTGACGGTGCCTCAGCTCACGCGTGCCGATTGGCAGTTGCGCATCCACGGCATGACCGATCGCGAGGTGACCTACCGCTTCGAGGATCTCGACCGCTTCGAGGTCATAGAGAAGGTCGTCACGCTCACGTGCGTGTCCAATCTGGTGGGCGGTGACCTGATCTCGAACGCCACCTGGACGGGCTACCGGGTTCGAGATCTGCTCGAAGAAGCCGGTGTCTCGACGGATTCCGACATGGTGCTGTCGACGTCGATCGACGGATTCACCGCGGGCAGCCCGATCGAAGCGCTCACCGACGACCGTGACGCGCTGCTCGCGATCGGCATGAACGGTGAACCGCTGCCGTCCGCGCACGGGTATCCCGCACGCCTGGTGGTGCCCGGGTTGTACGGCTACGTCTCGGCCACCAAGTGGGTCGTGGATCTCGAGCTCACCCGCTTCGACCGCGCCGAGGCGTACTGGACCAAGCTCGGCTGGTCGACACACGGCCCGATCAAGACCCAGTCCCGCATCGACGTCCCCCGCGAAGGCCAGCAGGTCGCCAGAGGCCCGGTGCGCTTCGGCGGCGTCGCGTGGGCGCAGCATCGAGGCATCCGTGCCGTCGAGGTGAGGATCGACGGGCCGTCGGGCCCGGGCGAGTGGCGGCCGGCCCAGCTCGGTGCGGCCTATTCCAACGACACCTGGCGGCTGTGGAGCTTCGACTGGACCGCTGCCGACCCCGGCGAGTACGCCGTCACCGTGCGCGCCACCGATAACACCGGGGCCACCCAGACCCCCGACCTGGCCGATCCCGTGCCCGACGGCGCCACCGGCTGGCACAGCGTCACCTTCGACGTCACGTGA
- a CDS encoding ATP-dependent DNA ligase, protein MLLADVAAASTEVAASSARLVKIERIATLLARAAGEGDAQAVAVIVSWLSGELPQRQIGVGWAALRTLPPPAAQATLTVDEVDDRFSTIKAVAGKGSQAARAGLVRELFGAATEVEQEFLRRLLSGELRQGALAGVMADAVAKAAALPAAEIRRAAMLAGNLPAVAAAAVTGGRAALADFRLQVGRPVGPMLAQTATSVADALERLGGTAVLEAKLDGARVQIHRSGTDVSIYTRSLDDVTHRLPEVVEATLALPATELIADAEAIALRPDGRPHLFQVTAARFGRKDPGDLDPLSVFFFDLLHVDGRDLLDLPTEERFGALDALVPQDQRVDRLVTTDTVAAQEFLERTLAAGHEGVMAKSPHAPYEAGRRGAGWLKVKPVHTLDLVVLAVEWGSGRRQGKLSNIHLGARDPDSGGFVMLGKTFKGMTDAMLEWQTQRFLELADGPTDGYVVHLRPEQVVEIAFDGVQRSSRYPGGMALRFARVLRYRDDKSPAEADTVETVRRFYERD, encoded by the coding sequence ATGCTGCTCGCCGACGTCGCCGCCGCGTCCACCGAAGTCGCGGCCTCCTCGGCACGCCTGGTCAAGATCGAGCGGATCGCCACGCTACTCGCCCGCGCCGCAGGCGAGGGTGACGCGCAGGCCGTCGCGGTCATCGTGTCCTGGCTCTCCGGGGAGCTTCCGCAGCGTCAGATCGGAGTGGGGTGGGCGGCGTTGCGCACGTTGCCACCACCCGCTGCCCAGGCAACCTTGACCGTCGACGAGGTGGACGACCGGTTCAGCACCATAAAGGCCGTCGCCGGCAAGGGCTCGCAGGCGGCACGCGCCGGGCTGGTTCGCGAACTGTTCGGCGCCGCAACCGAAGTCGAGCAAGAGTTCCTGCGTCGTCTGCTCAGCGGTGAACTGCGCCAGGGCGCACTCGCCGGGGTGATGGCCGATGCCGTCGCCAAGGCCGCGGCACTTCCCGCAGCCGAGATACGCCGTGCCGCAATGCTCGCGGGCAACCTGCCCGCGGTCGCGGCCGCCGCCGTCACCGGCGGGCGTGCCGCACTGGCCGACTTCCGGCTCCAGGTGGGCCGACCGGTGGGGCCGATGCTCGCGCAAACGGCCACCAGCGTTGCCGACGCGTTGGAACGCCTCGGCGGCACAGCGGTTCTGGAGGCCAAGCTGGACGGCGCCCGTGTGCAGATCCACCGCAGCGGCACCGACGTCTCGATCTACACCCGCAGCCTCGACGACGTCACGCACCGGCTTCCCGAGGTGGTCGAGGCGACCCTCGCGCTGCCGGCCACCGAGTTGATCGCCGACGCCGAGGCCATCGCGTTGCGACCGGACGGCAGGCCGCATCTGTTCCAGGTCACGGCCGCGCGGTTCGGACGCAAGGACCCGGGCGATCTGGATCCGCTGTCGGTGTTCTTCTTCGACCTACTGCATGTCGACGGCCGCGATCTGCTCGATCTGCCCACCGAGGAACGGTTCGGCGCGCTCGACGCGCTGGTGCCTCAGGATCAGCGTGTGGACCGTCTCGTGACGACGGATACTGTTGCGGCGCAGGAGTTCTTGGAGCGCACCCTGGCGGCCGGACACGAAGGGGTCATGGCGAAGTCACCGCACGCTCCGTACGAGGCCGGCCGGCGCGGCGCGGGATGGCTCAAGGTCAAGCCCGTCCACACGCTCGATCTCGTCGTGCTCGCGGTCGAGTGGGGTTCGGGACGCCGCCAAGGCAAGCTGTCGAACATCCATCTGGGGGCGCGGGATCCGGATTCCGGCGGGTTCGTCATGCTGGGCAAGACGTTCAAGGGCATGACCGACGCGATGCTCGAATGGCAGACCCAGCGGTTCCTCGAACTGGCCGACGGGCCCACCGACGGGTACGTCGTGCACCTGCGACCCGAGCAAGTGGTCGAGATCGCGTTCGACGGTGTGCAGCGGTCGTCGCGTTACCCGGGCGGCATGGCGTTGCGGTTCGCGCGCGTGCTGCGCTACCGCGACGACAAGTCCCCGGCCGAGGCCGACACGGTCGAGACGGTGCGTCGGTTCTACGAGCGCGACTGA
- the hypE gene encoding hydrogenase expression/formation protein HypE produces MSDAPVTIDPSDWVCPLPLRETKRIVMGHGGGGVLSEELIENLFLPAFDTADAGPARDSALLKVGAGTVAVTTDSYVVQPLFFPGGDIGHLAVNGTINDLACSGAQPVALTAGFILEEGLELDVLGAVAQSMGAAARHAGVRIVTGDTKVVGKGGADQLFVNTAGVGVVLPGVSIGPERVRPGDHILVSGNLGEHGVAIMSVREGIDFGTAVTTDSAPLHHLVAAMLATGDPSHVHALRDPTRGGLVASVVEIARAARVGVELDEANIPVPESVSSACSFLGLDPLQVANEGKIVAFVDPAHSEAILETMRARPEGANAAIIGRVVEGHPGMAVGKTPFGTTRVIERELGEQLPRIC; encoded by the coding sequence GTGTCTGACGCACCGGTGACCATCGATCCCAGCGACTGGGTGTGCCCGCTGCCGCTGCGCGAGACCAAACGCATCGTGATGGGGCACGGCGGCGGGGGAGTGCTGTCGGAGGAATTGATCGAGAACCTCTTCCTGCCGGCCTTCGACACGGCCGACGCGGGACCGGCCCGAGACTCGGCGCTGTTAAAGGTCGGCGCGGGAACCGTGGCGGTGACCACGGATTCCTATGTGGTGCAACCATTGTTCTTCCCGGGCGGCGACATCGGCCACCTCGCCGTGAACGGCACCATCAACGATCTGGCGTGCAGCGGTGCACAACCGGTCGCCCTGACCGCGGGGTTCATCCTCGAAGAGGGCCTCGAGCTCGACGTGCTCGGCGCGGTCGCGCAGTCGATGGGTGCCGCGGCGCGGCACGCCGGCGTGCGGATCGTCACGGGCGACACCAAGGTGGTCGGCAAGGGCGGTGCCGACCAGTTGTTCGTCAACACCGCGGGTGTCGGCGTGGTCCTGCCGGGCGTCAGCATCGGCCCGGAACGTGTGCGCCCAGGCGACCACATCCTCGTCTCGGGCAACCTGGGCGAGCACGGTGTGGCGATCATGAGCGTGCGCGAGGGCATCGACTTCGGGACCGCGGTCACCACCGACAGCGCGCCGCTGCACCACCTGGTGGCGGCCATGCTGGCCACCGGCGATCCCTCACACGTCCACGCGTTGCGCGACCCCACCCGGGGTGGTCTGGTGGCCTCGGTCGTCGAGATCGCGCGCGCCGCCCGGGTTGGCGTGGAACTCGACGAGGCGAACATCCCGGTGCCCGAATCGGTTTCGTCGGCCTGCTCGTTCCTGGGGCTGGATCCGCTGCAGGTGGCCAACGAGGGCAAGATCGTGGCCTTCGTCGACCCGGCGCACAGCGAGGCGATCCTGGAGACCATGCGGGCCAGGCCCGAGGGCGCGAACGCGGCGATCATCGGGCGCGTCGTCGAGGGCCACCCAGGAATGGCGGTGGGCAAGACGCCGTTCGGCACCACCCGCGTGATCGAGCGCGAACTCGGCGAGCAGTTGCCCAGGATCTGTTGA